A region of Thermoleophilia bacterium DNA encodes the following proteins:
- a CDS encoding GerMN domain-containing protein — MKHVAYTYKVASVLFALALIAVGGLSAIACGAAPTEIGEAGTVSTTAVSASTTTTTEPAESTTSTEVGESTTSTTSAPTMTLKVYYSKDEKMFPVGRVVPKTLQVGATAMKALLEGPTAEEKAFGIVSNIPEGTTFLGLEIQDGIAIVDLSKEYASGGGTLSMMMRLAEVVFTLTQFPTVHGVTFKLDGQPIDVLGGEGIVIDHPMTRADYEDLSPAILIESPLYQSTVTSPVRVTGTANVFEATFHIDIVDCDGLILAEERVMATSGTGTRGTFDVTIPFKLKKAGPGSIIAFTYSPKDGSQTNIVELPVNLK, encoded by the coding sequence ATGAAGCACGTCGCGTACACATACAAAGTAGCATCTGTTCTTTTCGCCTTGGCGCTTATAGCCGTGGGCGGGCTAAGCGCCATTGCGTGTGGAGCCGCACCAACCGAGATCGGCGAGGCTGGAACAGTCAGCACCACCGCCGTCTCAGCTTCCACCACAACCACTACAGAACCAGCTGAGTCCACCACAAGCACTGAAGTGGGAGAATCGACGACCAGCACCACCAGCGCCCCGACAATGACCCTAAAGGTGTACTACTCCAAAGACGAGAAGATGTTCCCGGTGGGGCGGGTTGTGCCGAAGACCCTCCAGGTAGGTGCTACAGCCATGAAGGCTCTGCTTGAGGGGCCCACCGCCGAGGAAAAAGCTTTTGGGATTGTCAGCAACATCCCAGAGGGAACCACTTTTCTGGGCTTGGAGATCCAAGACGGGATAGCCATCGTTGACTTGTCCAAGGAGTATGCGTCTGGGGGCGGCACGCTTTCCATGATGATGAGGTTGGCTGAAGTAGTCTTCACCTTGACCCAGTTCCCCACCGTACATGGGGTTACGTTCAAGCTAGACGGACAGCCAATTGACGTCCTCGGAGGCGAGGGTATCGTGATTGATCACCCGATGACCAGGGCCGACTATGAAGACCTCTCCCCGGCCATACTCATTGAGTCTCCGCTCTATCAAAGCACCGTGACAAGCCCGGTTCGGGTCACTGGTACGGCCAACGTGTTTGAGGCCACCTTCCACATCGACATTGTGGACTGTGACGGGCTTATCCTGGCCGAGGAGAGGGTTATGGCCACCTCCGGAACAGGTACCCGAGGCACGTTTGATGTTACGATCCCCTTCAAGCTCAAGAAAGCCGGGCCTGGGTCAATCATAGCCTTTACCTACTCACCCAAGGACGGCTCTCAGACAAACATCGTGGAACTCCCGGTGAATCTCAAGTAG
- a CDS encoding LuxR C-terminal-related transcriptional regulator, translating into MKILDNTASTGTMTTAWIGALKVTEQSAPVLPVVVDRSEWGDLTGGPKQLHQQRARALAAKLALPHAGFMLSRPRLRQRIAPARGGGLVSVVAGPGYGKTSFIVDLLSSRDTHTVYLGLDEEDRDPLVFLAYLAAGLGLALEGNGGQQESLWPALAPDEDLTVLELAARLTQTIQQQATRPTVVAIDDVHLVDSSEQLVRVIELLIRSAPPGWTYVLSSRRRIPLRIGHLDLSGRVAELGPRDLRFTPGEIRTWVKQSRGVDLGLDQARTLWRATQGWPAAVVLLGDQLARTDSAGIARDLSKLVGRNTTLRSYLEQSLLDDLDPYAAETLLVASLLSRVIFPRDEILFSGPPGRAEAICAEFAARGCLVSRRGYRAYCVHPLVREVAERRARQGGTSLLVNVGEHLEAVGELHRAVACYLQAGRYADAGRVIRRLALSHPGSSFWASSEWPTLTPDPWEECCKQEPWLIVAGAKISQVNGRYEEAVRLFRKAATERVVVEDKQGLLGVLLGLAFGLFNQGLWEESRAVLDRCRALASSPAQKAEILLVEGAILVALCRWDEAIENWEKALILAPQESRSAFVVRVHHHRARLFYLLGEYPKARQWAAKALGALGTNSLGRAMALNAAAIVACFSGHYQDAAHLASECQRVVQTYAYNFLQPACLLTQAAVATAMGNSREGFTKMRQARSRAAAAGDAEVMLWADLMLGDFCRRNRSSARAMQYHQEALSLADERRMGNVEAANARTALGMDLAVAGREDEALAALEEAVTVARKWGLVSTLVPALFYLGWLYARNLREQDAVRSLGECLRRAQEHDHVYFFHQEARVATPILALCERLRVGSFVRERVVPLLPRRLQDYFWDLATGRVYPTEAPLGGPQQPAVKLRGTPWSERVGREMQPEGDAALLAAVESLTEREHDILEMIALGLSNKVIAAKLYITEKTVKSHTNHIFRKLGVQNRLQATLALQAWKRARVGSPRRGDGVGR; encoded by the coding sequence ATGAAAATTCTTGATAACACGGCATCGACTGGTACGATGACCACGGCGTGGATCGGTGCCTTGAAAGTCACGGAACAATCCGCACCGGTCTTGCCGGTCGTGGTCGACAGGTCTGAATGGGGAGACTTGACAGGGGGGCCCAAACAGCTTCACCAGCAGCGCGCTCGCGCCTTAGCGGCCAAGCTTGCTCTGCCCCACGCTGGCTTCATGCTCAGTCGGCCTCGATTGCGCCAACGCATTGCCCCTGCAAGAGGCGGAGGTCTCGTATCAGTCGTAGCCGGCCCTGGGTATGGCAAGACGAGTTTTATTGTGGATCTTCTTTCTTCTCGAGACACACACACCGTGTATCTCGGGCTTGACGAAGAAGATCGAGATCCGCTCGTATTTCTTGCTTATCTAGCTGCGGGACTCGGCCTGGCCCTTGAAGGCAATGGTGGCCAACAAGAGAGTCTCTGGCCAGCCTTGGCTCCCGACGAGGATCTGACTGTTCTGGAATTAGCGGCTAGGCTTACACAGACGATCCAACAACAGGCTACACGCCCCACGGTTGTGGCCATCGACGATGTCCACCTGGTGGACTCCTCTGAGCAGCTCGTCCGGGTTATTGAGTTGTTAATCCGTAGTGCTCCGCCGGGCTGGACGTATGTGCTTTCGTCGCGTCGCAGGATTCCTTTGCGGATCGGTCACCTGGACTTAAGCGGCCGGGTGGCCGAGCTCGGCCCTCGGGATCTGCGCTTCACCCCCGGGGAAATCCGGACGTGGGTCAAGCAGAGTCGCGGTGTTGACTTGGGGCTCGATCAGGCGAGGACGCTATGGCGGGCCACACAGGGCTGGCCGGCTGCCGTTGTGCTTCTAGGAGACCAGTTGGCTCGAACGGACTCCGCTGGCATAGCGCGTGACCTAAGCAAGTTGGTAGGTCGCAATACCACCTTGCGCAGCTACTTGGAACAAAGTCTATTGGATGACCTTGATCCCTATGCTGCGGAGACGCTACTCGTTGCCTCTCTTTTGTCGCGCGTGATTTTTCCTCGCGACGAGATATTGTTTTCCGGCCCTCCGGGGAGGGCGGAGGCGATTTGCGCGGAGTTTGCCGCCCGGGGCTGTCTAGTCAGCCGCAGAGGATACCGCGCGTACTGCGTACATCCTCTTGTTCGTGAAGTGGCAGAACGCCGTGCCCGGCAAGGGGGGACCTCGCTGCTGGTAAACGTCGGTGAACACTTGGAGGCAGTGGGGGAGCTACACAGAGCGGTGGCCTGCTATCTCCAGGCTGGTCGTTACGCCGACGCTGGCCGCGTAATTCGCAGACTCGCTCTGTCTCATCCGGGGTCAAGCTTCTGGGCTTCATCGGAGTGGCCCACTCTCACTCCCGATCCTTGGGAGGAATGTTGCAAACAGGAACCGTGGCTGATTGTGGCGGGGGCCAAGATCTCTCAGGTAAATGGGCGGTATGAGGAAGCTGTCCGGCTTTTCCGAAAAGCAGCAACAGAGCGGGTCGTGGTTGAGGACAAGCAAGGACTACTCGGCGTTCTCTTGGGGCTTGCTTTCGGACTGTTCAATCAGGGTTTGTGGGAAGAAAGCCGAGCAGTTCTTGATCGCTGTCGAGCTTTGGCCTCTTCTCCTGCGCAAAAAGCGGAGATTCTCTTGGTTGAGGGGGCTATCTTGGTCGCTTTGTGCCGTTGGGACGAAGCCATCGAGAACTGGGAAAAGGCGCTGATACTTGCCCCACAGGAAAGCAGGTCGGCTTTCGTGGTGCGTGTACACCATCATAGGGCGCGTCTTTTCTATCTCTTAGGAGAATATCCGAAGGCGCGGCAGTGGGCGGCTAAAGCTCTTGGCGCGTTGGGAACAAACAGCCTCGGTCGGGCTATGGCTCTCAATGCGGCGGCGATCGTAGCTTGCTTTTCCGGCCATTACCAAGATGCAGCACATTTGGCCTCTGAATGTCAGCGCGTTGTCCAGACCTACGCCTACAACTTTCTTCAGCCAGCCTGCTTGCTGACCCAGGCGGCAGTGGCTACGGCAATGGGCAATTCCCGCGAGGGATTCACGAAGATGCGCCAAGCCAGGTCGCGCGCGGCCGCTGCGGGCGATGCGGAAGTGATGCTCTGGGCCGATCTTATGTTAGGTGATTTCTGCCGGCGGAATCGCAGCAGTGCTCGCGCTATGCAGTATCACCAGGAGGCGCTTAGTTTGGCCGATGAGAGGCGGATGGGTAACGTGGAGGCGGCGAACGCGCGTACCGCTCTTGGCATGGACCTCGCCGTGGCGGGCCGCGAAGACGAGGCCCTTGCGGCGCTGGAAGAGGCGGTTACTGTGGCTCGCAAGTGGGGCTTAGTGAGCACTCTCGTTCCTGCGCTTTTCTATCTAGGCTGGCTTTACGCCCGCAATCTACGCGAGCAAGACGCAGTGAGGAGTCTAGGCGAGTGTCTGCGACGCGCTCAAGAGCATGATCATGTTTACTTCTTTCACCAGGAAGCTCGGGTGGCGACTCCCATTCTTGCCCTATGCGAGCGCCTCCGTGTGGGGAGCTTTGTCAGAGAAAGGGTAGTTCCCCTGTTGCCCAGACGACTGCAGGACTATTTTTGGGACTTGGCGACAGGCCGCGTCTATCCCACCGAAGCGCCTCTTGGCGGACCACAGCAGCCTGCAGTGAAACTTCGTGGGACGCCATGGAGCGAGAGAGTCGGGCGGGAGATGCAACCAGAGGGGGATGCGGCCTTATTAGCGGCTGTGGAGTCGCTCACCGAGCGCGAGCATGACATCTTAGAGATGATTGCTCTGGGTTTGTCAAACAAGGTGATCGCTGCCAAGCTGTATATCACGGAAAAGACGGTAAAGAGCCACACCAACCACATCTTTCGTAAGCTGGGAGTACAGAACCGGCTGCAAGCTACTCTTGCTCTTCAGGCCTGGAAGCGGGCGCGCGTTGGCTCGCCACGCCGAGGGGATGGTGTGGGGAGATAA
- a CDS encoding single-stranded DNA-binding protein, which produces MNSVHLIGRLATDVEVREVNGGSKVSTFLLAVDRAGGEEADFFRIKAWNSQAEAAEEHLGKGRRIAVEGSLRQDVYEKDGEERKTVFVVARRLEYL; this is translated from the coding sequence GTGAACAGTGTGCATTTGATAGGACGTCTGGCCACCGATGTGGAAGTGAGGGAAGTAAACGGCGGCTCCAAGGTCAGCACATTCTTGCTGGCGGTAGATCGCGCCGGAGGTGAAGAAGCTGATTTCTTCAGGATCAAGGCTTGGAACTCGCAGGCAGAAGCAGCGGAGGAGCACCTCGGCAAGGGGCGGCGCATCGCCGTGGAGGGCTCCTTGCGCCAAGACGTTTACGAAAAAGACGGCGAAGAACGAAAGACCGTTTTTGTGGTGGCGCGGCGGCTGGAGTACCTGTAG
- a CDS encoding ATP-binding protein — protein MRPFVDGLSTAACYVKDNRVVMNAAARELLGLSSTDELALDEWFNRTYGNLSEHARMLYSLHRSLGLSQPITLPATNGAGRQFWLQLSFHTSGEGEVWFLSDIGLGMERWSRLTDAEARWQALVESLPGWVTQVDLDGTIKWISRAPDGRSPSQVLGHNIAEFLRLKGHGDAVQLFSELVSNPRTVSIETDEMLPDGRHVYHEHYVGPLMDQEKCVGFVVHSVDVTERHRREQQLREQQFQLFQARKMEALGRMAGGVAHDLNNLLAVISGNLELLAKEVVGTQSAADGIADMRRAVAEATELVRALLAMSRGQKLNRVQVDLAELLRRLERLLRSQIGPNVSLVLEISPDVPTVVADISQLSQVVTNLVLNARDAMPEGGALRIAAQRLVLDSELATGQGIVPLGIYALLHVIDTGCGMDREVQEHLFEPFFSTKKHGTGLGLAVVYSIVQQSGGYIWFETEVGKGTAFHVALPAVE, from the coding sequence TTGAGGCCTTTCGTCGACGGCCTATCGACGGCTGCCTGCTATGTGAAAGATAACCGGGTGGTCATGAATGCCGCAGCGCGGGAGCTGCTGGGACTCTCCTCTACAGATGAACTTGCGCTAGACGAGTGGTTCAACAGAACGTACGGAAACCTGTCAGAGCATGCGCGTATGCTCTACAGCCTTCATCGCTCCCTGGGTCTGTCACAACCAATTACACTGCCGGCCACCAACGGCGCGGGACGTCAGTTCTGGCTACAGCTAAGTTTTCACACAAGCGGAGAAGGAGAAGTCTGGTTTCTGAGCGACATTGGCCTGGGAATGGAGAGGTGGAGCCGGCTCACCGATGCCGAAGCTCGTTGGCAGGCCCTCGTGGAGAGCTTGCCCGGGTGGGTCACGCAGGTTGATCTCGACGGAACCATCAAGTGGATAAGCCGCGCGCCTGACGGTCGCTCTCCGAGCCAGGTTTTAGGTCACAACATTGCCGAGTTTCTCCGTCTGAAAGGTCACGGGGATGCCGTACAGCTGTTCAGCGAGTTGGTTAGCAACCCTCGCACGGTGAGTATCGAGACTGACGAGATGCTGCCCGACGGACGCCACGTCTATCACGAGCACTACGTGGGGCCACTCATGGATCAGGAGAAGTGTGTGGGCTTTGTCGTACACAGCGTGGATGTCACAGAACGCCATCGCCGTGAGCAGCAACTCCGTGAACAGCAATTTCAACTGTTTCAGGCTCGCAAGATGGAGGCGCTCGGCCGTATGGCCGGGGGCGTGGCTCACGACCTCAACAACCTTCTCGCCGTTATCTCTGGAAATCTGGAGTTGCTGGCCAAAGAAGTGGTGGGAACCCAGTCTGCTGCAGACGGCATAGCCGACATGCGAAGAGCGGTTGCGGAGGCGACAGAACTCGTGCGTGCCCTTCTTGCCATGTCGCGGGGGCAAAAGCTGAACCGTGTCCAGGTGGATCTTGCCGAACTGCTTAGACGGCTAGAGCGTTTGCTGCGTTCTCAAATTGGACCGAACGTCTCCCTGGTATTGGAGATTTCCCCCGATGTGCCCACGGTGGTGGCAGACATAAGCCAGCTCTCGCAGGTGGTGACCAATTTGGTGCTAAACGCCCGCGACGCGATGCCCGAAGGTGGTGCCTTGCGCATAGCGGCGCAGCGCCTTGTGCTCGATTCAGAGCTTGCCACCGGCCAAGGAATCGTCCCGCTGGGGATCTACGCCTTGTTGCACGTGATCGACACAGGTTGCGGCATGGACAGGGAGGTTCAGGAGCATCTCTTTGAACCTTTCTTCTCTACCAAGAAACACGGCACCGGCCTAGGTCTTGCTGTGGTGTACAGCATTGTTCAGCAGAGCGGCGGTTACATCTGGTTTGAGACAGAGGTCGGCAAGGGCACGGCGTTCCATGTGGCTCTGCCAGCGGTAGAGTAG
- a CDS encoding S-layer homology domain-containing protein — MLGAALVLLLVLSVAPRSLSITPGFPDVPPSHPYFEAICDLASRGIISGKPDGKFHPDDPVMRQQFAKMIVKTMMLPAPSTITCPFPDVLDPDPTSSDPWYPGKYVATCALHRITLGKTDPVSGRTIFAPYDSIKRFQVLTMVVRALDAALPGLLLESPSGFVPTWNPALSPEHGANAARAEYNDLLKGINLTTLDPFGPMSRGEIAQVLENTIVRMQPTTAPGSGVWEDLGGPWESSPAAATPDPSRLDVYIKGTDGSLWRNIRAGSSWLGWRPLPESPSGSPDAASWGPGRVDVFWPVSTPAGTEIRWAYDEAGVWHASTMVALYAAAEAGPAACSWGTGRLDLFYVSSSGGIEHRCFNVSWWYPGSESLGGATFSDPAAASWQPGRLDVFVRGPLFHLWHNSYSIALDRWAGWDDLGGILYSAPAAVARDRGVLDVFARFADGHIYHRCYTSSSGTWSPWERIPSAITFARDPAACSWGPNRIDLFAVGTDGHLYHKWWDGTTGIWQP, encoded by the coding sequence GTGCTTGGGGCAGCCTTGGTGTTGCTATTGGTGTTGTCGGTCGCCCCTCGGAGCTTGAGTATTACACCTGGTTTCCCCGACGTCCCGCCCAGTCACCCGTATTTCGAGGCGATTTGCGACCTGGCCTCGCGCGGAATCATCAGTGGTAAGCCTGATGGCAAGTTTCATCCTGATGATCCGGTAATGCGCCAACAATTTGCCAAAATGATTGTAAAAACCATGATGCTTCCCGCCCCGTCGACCATTACCTGTCCTTTCCCAGACGTTCTAGACCCGGATCCCACTTCGTCGGATCCCTGGTATCCCGGCAAATACGTGGCCACCTGCGCGTTACACCGCATCACGCTAGGTAAGACGGACCCGGTGTCGGGGAGAACCATCTTTGCCCCCTACGACAGCATCAAACGCTTCCAGGTATTAACGATGGTTGTGCGCGCTTTAGACGCAGCCCTTCCCGGTCTGTTGCTGGAATCCCCGTCTGGCTTCGTTCCTACCTGGAACCCCGCCCTGAGTCCCGAGCATGGAGCCAACGCGGCCCGGGCGGAATACAATGATCTCTTGAAGGGCATAAACCTGACCACACTCGACCCCTTCGGCCCTATGAGCAGAGGCGAAATTGCCCAGGTACTTGAGAACACCATCGTGAGAATGCAGCCAACGACAGCTCCTGGAAGCGGAGTTTGGGAAGATCTGGGCGGACCCTGGGAATCCTCTCCTGCTGCTGCCACGCCAGACCCCAGCCGTTTGGATGTCTACATTAAGGGAACGGATGGCTCGCTTTGGCGCAACATTCGGGCTGGCAGCTCTTGGCTAGGTTGGCGCCCCTTACCTGAATCGCCCTCCGGATCTCCTGATGCAGCTTCTTGGGGTCCCGGTCGAGTTGACGTGTTCTGGCCAGTTTCGACCCCAGCCGGGACAGAGATACGCTGGGCATACGACGAAGCTGGGGTTTGGCATGCTAGCACTATGGTGGCCCTGTATGCAGCAGCAGAAGCCGGTCCAGCAGCTTGCTCTTGGGGCACGGGGCGTCTGGATCTGTTTTACGTCAGCAGTTCGGGCGGAATTGAGCACCGGTGTTTTAACGTCTCCTGGTGGTATCCGGGCTCGGAGAGTCTCGGCGGCGCCACTTTCTCAGACCCAGCAGCAGCCTCTTGGCAACCGGGACGCTTGGACGTTTTTGTCCGCGGACCCTTGTTCCACCTCTGGCATAACTCATACAGTATTGCCCTCGACCGTTGGGCCGGTTGGGATGATCTGGGAGGAATTCTGTATTCCGCACCCGCAGCAGTTGCCCGGGACCGCGGGGTGCTTGATGTTTTTGCCCGGTTTGCAGACGGCCATATCTACCACCGGTGTTATACCTCGTCCTCCGGAACCTGGTCGCCTTGGGAGCGCATACCCTCAGCCATTACTTTCGCCCGCGATCCTGCGGCTTGCTCGTGGGGTCCTAATCGCATTGACCTCTTTGCAGTGGGAACTGATGGCCACCTCTATCACAAGTGGTGGGATGGAACTACCGGCATCTGGCAACCGTGA